One Macadamia integrifolia cultivar HAES 741 unplaced genomic scaffold, SCU_Mint_v3 scaffold1043, whole genome shotgun sequence DNA segment encodes these proteins:
- the LOC122062463 gene encoding uncharacterized protein LOC122062463 — protein MDNGILTIPTIELNDGTELILRNLTAFEQRQNCIEYFTSYAFFMDGLIDAVKDVELLQQKGIIINILGSAEEAVNLFNNIGKGLSPRNPIFSSVIKDLENYHNKSWNKRKANLMQNYFNTPWASISVGAAVFLLILTIIQTVCSILQLKP, from the coding sequence ATGGACAATGGAATATTGACAATCCCAACTATCGAGCTCAATGATGGCACAGAACTCATCCTTAGAAACCTTACTGCCTTTGAACAACGTCAAAATTGTATAGAATATTTTACAAGCTATGCATTCTTCATGGATGGTCTCATTGACGCTGTCAAAGATGTCGAGTTGCTACAGCAGAAGGGAATTATTATAAACATCCTTGGCAGCGCAGAAGAAGCGGTGAACTTATTTAACAACATTGGCAAAGGTCTTTCCCCCAGGAATCCCATTTTCTCTAGTGTTATCAAGGATTTGGAGAACTATCACAATAAATCATGGAATAAAAGGAAGGCAAATTTGATGCAGAACTATTTCAACACGCCATGGGCATCAATTTCAGTCGGTGCTGCGGTGTTCCTCCTCATCTTGACGATCATACAAACTGTTTGTTCCATCTTACAACTTAAACCATGA